DNA sequence from the Candidatus Deferrimicrobium sp. genome:
CGACACGCTGACGCTGTCGATCGGGGACGCGGTGCAGATGGCCGTGGAGCAGAACCTGGGGCTGCAGGTGGCGACCTACACCCCCGCCATCGCCGAAACCGGGATACGGAAGGCGCGCGCGATCTACGACCCGCTCTTCACCTCCCTTCTGGACCATCAGGGATCGAACCTCAATGCGGCCCCGGAATCTTCACTGGTCGACAAACGCCGTCTATTCAACTTCAACACATCGATCTCGCAGTTGCTCCCTTCGGGGGCCACGGCTTCGGCCTCGTTCACAAATCTCTGGTTCGAGGACACCCTCGGCTTCAGGAGCGCACCCGGCGTGCCAACCGCCCGCTACGCCCAGCCGCAGCTGACCCTGTCGTTCTCCCAACCGCTCCTGCAGGGGCTAGGCCGTGAGGTGACGGAGCGCGGCATCACCACGGCGGACGACGCGACGGATTCCGCCTTCGCCGATTGGACCCAACAGGCGCTGAACACCGCCGCGGTCGCGAGGAACCAGTACCTGGTTCTCGTGAAGGCGCGGGAGAGCCTGACGACGCAGCAGGCCTCCCTGGACCTCGCCCGGGAGGTCCAGTCGCAGAACGAGGCGCGGGTTTCGGCCGGAGTGCTGGCCGCCTACCAACTGCAGGATTCCCGGCTGGGGGTGTTCCAGGCGCAGAAGAATCTCCTGGACGCGGAACGCGCGGAGAGGGACGCCGCCGACCAGCTCCGCACCACGCTGCACCTGAGGGCGGGAACGGTCATCGTGACCATGCCGCCGCCTTTCGTGCCGTCGGAAGCGTCCGAGTCCGACGCGCTGCGCACCGCGACGCTGCGGCGCCCCGACATCGTGAAGGCGCGCGTCGCCGTCCACACCGCGGAATTCAACGAGAAGGTCTCCCGCAACCTTGCGCTTCCCTCCCTCGCGCTGAAGGGAAGCGGCGGGGTTACGGGGTTCGACAAAAACTACGGCGACGCGTTCGACGACATGGGCAGCGCCAAATACCCGAACTGGTCGGTGGGGTTGAGCTTCTCCGTCCCGATCGGCAACAACTCCGCCCGCGCCGACGTCGCGGCGAACCGGCTGATCGCAAGCCAGGCGCGGGCCCAGCTCGCCGCAATCGAGGAGTCCGCGACCCTCGAGGTCCTGACCGCCCTGCGCGCCCTGGCCTCGGCGCAGGAGCAGATCGGCGTGACCGAACAGGGGGTGACGGCCGCGGAGGTCCGCATGGATTCGTATCTGAAACGGCAACAGTTGGGGTTAGCCACCACCAAGGACGTCCTTGACGTCTCCGCCAGCCTGACGCTGGCGCGGCAGAACTACACGGCAGCGCGCGCGGATTACCAGACCGCGTTCACGAACCTGTGGAAGGCCACCGGAGAACTGCTCGACCGGCAGGGGATCCGGATCAAGGGTAACGCCATCGCATCAAGGACCCGGAAGGAAACTCCATGAAGAAACTCCTGATCGGGGTCGTCCTGGCGGCGGTGCTCGCCGGCGCGGCGTACCTCTACTTGAAGAAGGACAACGGCGCACCCGGCTATCGAACCGCGAAGGTCGAGCGCGGGAATATCGTCGACATCATTACCGCGACGGGGAACATCAACGCCGTGACCACCGTTTCCGTAGGGAGCCAGATCTCGGGGACGATCCGGAAGCTCTTCGTCGACTACAATTCCCGCGTGCGGAAGAACGAGGTGATCGCCCAGATCGACCCCCAACTGCTCGAAGCCGCTGTCACCCAGGCGCAGGGGAGCCTCGAGAACGCAAAAGCCTCCCTCGAAAAGGCGAAAGTGACCGTCACGGACACGGAGCGTACGTACCGGCGGAACCGGGAGCTTCTTCCCAACGGCTTCGTCGCACAATCGGACGTCGACACGGCACAGACGGCCTACGATCAGGCGGTCGCTGCGCAAAAAAGCGCCGAGGCAGGGGTGACCCAGGCCATTGGGGCCCTCAAGGTCGCCAAGACGAACCTCGCGTACGCCACGATCCGCTCGCCGGTCGAGGGGACCGTCATCTCCCGAAACGTCGACGTCGGGCAGACGGTGGCCGCCAGTTTCCAGACGCCGACCCTTTTCTCCATCGCCCAGGACCTGACGAAGATGCAGATCGACACGAACGTGGACGAGTCGGACATCGGCCGCGCCGTCAAGGGGCAGACCGTTATCTTCACGGTGGATGCCTGGCCCGGGAAGACGTTCAAGGGCGTCGTGTCCCAGGTCCGGAACGCGCCGATCATCACGCAGAACGTAGTCACCTACGATGTCGTCGTCCTCGTCGACAACCGGGAGCTGATGCTGAAACCAGGGATGACGGCGAACGTCACGATCGAAGTGAAGAAGTTCGAGAACGTCCTGAAGATCCCCAACGCCGCGATACGCTATCGCCCGGCCGATAAATCGAAGGAGCCCGGCGGGGGCACGCAGGGAAAGAAAAAAGAGCCTCTGGGCCAGCGCGTCTACATCATCGGGAAGGATGGAAAACCCCAGGCGGTATCCATAAAGACCGGCGTATCCGATGGCGTGTACACGGAACTGACCGAGGGACCGCTGAAAGAGGGGGACCCGCTGGTAACGGGGGACGCGCCGAAGGGGGGATCGACCCGTTCCGGCGGCAGCCCCCCCGGGATGGGATTCGGGGGACGGTAGCCGTGTCCACCGCGACGATCGAGCTTCACGGGGTCACCAAGACGTACCTGCTCGGAGACGTGCACGTGGAGGCCCTCAAGGGGGTGGACCTGTCCATCGCGTCTGGCGAATTCCTGGCCGTGATGGGGCCCTCGGGGTCGGGGAAGTCCACGCTGATGAATATCCTCGGGTGCCTCGACCGTCCCACCACGGGCAGTTACCGGCTCGACGGCGAGGAGATCGGGACCTTGTCCCGGGACGGCCGCGCGATCATACGACGCAACAAGCTCGGCTTCGTCTTCCAGGGGTTCAATCTCCTTCCCCGGCTGTCCGCGCAGGAAAACGTCGAGCTGCCGATGGTCTACGACAGCACCCCGTCTTCCGTGCGCCGCGA
Encoded proteins:
- a CDS encoding efflux RND transporter periplasmic adaptor subunit; amino-acid sequence: MKKLLIGVVLAAVLAGAAYLYLKKDNGAPGYRTAKVERGNIVDIITATGNINAVTTVSVGSQISGTIRKLFVDYNSRVRKNEVIAQIDPQLLEAAVTQAQGSLENAKASLEKAKVTVTDTERTYRRNRELLPNGFVAQSDVDTAQTAYDQAVAAQKSAEAGVTQAIGALKVAKTNLAYATIRSPVEGTVISRNVDVGQTVAASFQTPTLFSIAQDLTKMQIDTNVDESDIGRAVKGQTVIFTVDAWPGKTFKGVVSQVRNAPIITQNVVTYDVVVLVDNRELMLKPGMTANVTIEVKKFENVLKIPNAAIRYRPADKSKEPGGGTQGKKKEPLGQRVYIIGKDGKPQAVSIKTGVSDGVYTELTEGPLKEGDPLVTGDAPKGGSTRSGGSPPGMGFGGR
- a CDS encoding TolC family protein; amino-acid sequence: MKIPLLRALPLLLLVLYACPFSAAGADTLTLSIGDAVQMAVEQNLGLQVATYTPAIAETGIRKARAIYDPLFTSLLDHQGSNLNAAPESSLVDKRRLFNFNTSISQLLPSGATASASFTNLWFEDTLGFRSAPGVPTARYAQPQLTLSFSQPLLQGLGREVTERGITTADDATDSAFADWTQQALNTAAVARNQYLVLVKARESLTTQQASLDLAREVQSQNEARVSAGVLAAYQLQDSRLGVFQAQKNLLDAERAERDAADQLRTTLHLRAGTVIVTMPPPFVPSEASESDALRTATLRRPDIVKARVAVHTAEFNEKVSRNLALPSLALKGSGGVTGFDKNYGDAFDDMGSAKYPNWSVGLSFSVPIGNNSARADVAANRLIASQARAQLAAIEESATLEVLTALRALASAQEQIGVTEQGVTAAEVRMDSYLKRQQLGLATTKDVLDVSASLTLARQNYTAARADYQTAFTNLWKATGELLDRQGIRIKGNAIASRTRKETP
- a CDS encoding ABC transporter ATP-binding protein — encoded protein: MSTATIELHGVTKTYLLGDVHVEALKGVDLSIASGEFLAVMGPSGSGKSTLMNILGCLDRPTTGSYRLDGEEIGTLSRDGRAIIRRNKLGFVFQGFNLLPRLSAQENVELPMVYDSTPSSVRREKARMALSSVGLADRAHHLPSQLSGGQQQRVAIARAIVNTPSLLLADEPTGNLDSATSDEIMGIFQRLNDELGITLVLVT